One window from the genome of Helicoverpa zea isolate HzStark_Cry1AcR chromosome 6, ilHelZeax1.1, whole genome shotgun sequence encodes:
- the LOC124630955 gene encoding uncharacterized protein LOC124630955 isoform X1 — protein MERQQCNSLQNFDEPKTEILKKRLLKSAANTNITQNSPQQNVLLNTLRAPISSSMIVSSMQASQSSLPITRNLVTHSIAPVKIHPNNSPYPLQLSTVHVPVQIPGSTSNINVPVQISGPTSTVPLQIAPVSLPLQVSGTTSVPVQLSAGETINVPLQIPAANQNIQLPTLPSMPVLQNHNQSLHSSIIQVHMGSNPRSTNMDCNSDMTVSSSSHLQMTDTSISQVKVNNPPPQVQVGHNNAVLQMQNAANSIQIRGAPRQVPHVPHVVYIQTPTGLKPVTSTDVITQASTSGNPPQIIVRRPVTSNSNLHLIPNVTTKPNIAPKVSAQNKSSILAPVNASQPIVIQKPKSNDKMIVPVSIAPGNPNKQAIAYLGSMKKPNQKNISENQSILISNNQANVNANNQKLFITPMNMPKIQNTKFILPVTLPATMASKGPIINLQIANGQIQNDPQGNITVMRDTAMDTQDMPPLQPLGKVLINGKEPQSPKGEKAFTLSIPGSRAEPTGEQGEYTLSIPETNAAMNDDLYTVSIADEDGAHREKSFTLAIPEKGKSLLNRNMIERHDVGTVTIAAPAILRRSNSDNSERKISNASMKRRISLCAENLSNKNTRLAPLPQRIDKIEDVPPEADNNDDHRVPSLFCDEKLDKDLEAKHLDSDPEDYKDSKPETLNEISPAEIYFNKIEDFTKDEIKEGLVEEDPPGLIWNNGVARLQGSNLQFQTNEFGLIDLLDSSDPDEGANNVKYHTPMKQRIDRNNKKPNSPEDMYRCECCGCHGMAAEFITPNFCSAACQTEVQKALQKKKDRERVDLVKKKNKIKKLLMRKQLSESDIVSEGKDDKVLLKHYDSLPADQLSEAALLKMSEDLIENEKYPWMCGKNGFSWMRYLDICKAKAAPVKLFKNPFPYNRNGFKVGMRLEAVDPQHPSIFCVVSVAEVQGYRMRLHFDEYPDVYDYWVNADSSEIFPPGWCEKNGRSLKPPGNLSSSNFSWPLYLKQMRAVAAPRNLFPHVTAAIFKPNCFRVGMKLEAEDRKNDLVCVASIADILDNRMLINFDSWDEMYDFWVDPTSPYIHPVGWAEENGVPLTPPNFYKDPDTFSWENYLAETGASPAPPRAFKPRPPQGFKPGMKLEVVDKRVPFLIRVATIIAVKGHQVQVSFDGWPEELACWFDDDSPDLHPVGWCLKTGHPLEPPLTAEELRIVGPCGVGGCRGLGSVRGGAHKHHSAASACPYRSLPPRPPDRLAPPRDGEHVLPRERRVLTKQPKTNSIHASTPTSETKDTRPRGRPPKHKRIEEVAKNDASDDESVSSGGGKRWRGASGSRTLRTYSRASQPPAAPLRDRLAAALAAHRAALALPHDPTVWTQSDVAALVSRIAGSGAGALVAAARLGGAELLMASRDELVQCARLRLGPAVKVYSAVRLLRHDAT, from the exons ATGGAGAGACAGCAGTGTAATTCACTTCAAAACTTTGATGAACCTAAAacagaaattttgaaaaaaagatTATTGAAATCAGCAGCCAACACTAATATAACACAAAACAGTCCTCAGCAGAATGTGCTACTGAATACATTACGC GCGCCAATATCGAGCAGCATGATCGTGTCCTCGATGCAGGCCTCTCAAAGCTCACTACCTATAACACGCAACTTAGTTACCCATTCTATTGCCCCTGTTAAAATACACCCAAACAACTCCCCATACCCCTTGCAACTCTCCACTGTGCATGTTCCAGTACAAATACCAGGCTCCACCTCCAATATTAATGTCCCTGTCCAAATATCCGGACCTACCAGTACAGTGCCATTACAGATTGCACCGGTCAGTCTTCCTCTTCAAGTCTCGGGAACAACTAGTGTACCAGTACAATTATCAGCTGGCGAGACTATAAATGTTCCCTTACAAATTCCAGCAGCcaatcaaaatattcaacttCCAACATTGCCCTCTATGCCAGTATTACAAAATCATAATCAGTCCCTCCACAGTTCCATAATTCAAGTCCACATGGGTTCAAATCCAAGATCAACCAACATGGATTGCAACTCTGACATGACAGTGTCAAGCTCATCTCATCTGCAGATGACAGACACATCTATATCTCAAGTTAAAGTAAACAATCCCCCCCCACAAGTACAAGTAGGGCACAATAATGCAGTATTGCAAATGCAGAATGCTGCAAATTCTATTCAAATCCGAGGAGCTCCAAGGCAGGTGCCACACGTGCCGCATGTGGTCTACATCCAAACTCCAACCGGCCTGAAGCCAGTCACGAGTACAGACGTCATCACCCAAGCAAGTACAAGTGGAAACCCACCACAAATCATAGTAAGGAGACCA GTAACCAGCAATTCGAACTTACATTTAATACCAAATGTAACTACCAAACCCAACATAGCCCCAAAGGTGTCTGCACAGAACAAGTCTTCCATCCTCGCTCCAGTCAATGCTAGTCAGCCAATAGTCATACAGAAGCCAAAGTCTAATGACAAAATGATAGTCCCCGTCAGTATTGCTCCTGGCAACCCTAACAAGCAGGCCATAGCATATCTCGGTTCAATGAAGAAACCCAACCAAAAGAACATATCTGAGAACCAGTCTATTCTCATATCAAACAATCAAGCCAACGTCAATGCTAACAATCAGAAGCTATTTATAACTCCTATGAATATGCCTAAAATTCAAAACACAAAGTTCATTTTGCCTGTTACTTTGCCTGCAACTATGGCTTCCAAGGGTCCTATCATCAATCTACAAATAGCTAATGGACAGATACAAAATGATCCTCAAGGAAATATTACAGTCATGAGAGATACTGCAATGGATACACAGGACATGCCACCGTTGCAGCCTCTTGGAAAAGTTCTTATAAATGGAAAAGAACCTCAAAGCCCCAAAGGAGAGAAGGCATTCACACTATCCATACCAGGGTCTAGAGCAGAACCAACCGGCGAGCAAGGAGAATACACGCTTTCTATACCCGAAACCAACGCAGCAATGAATGACGATCTTTATACCGTGTCGATAGCAGACGAAGATGGGGCTCATCGGGAGAAATCCTTCACCTTAGCTATCCCTGAAAAAGGAAAGAGTTTACTGAACAGAAACATGATAGAAAGACATGATGTGGGAACAGTGACAATAGCTGCTCCTGCAATTCTCAGGCGTTCCAATTCAGATAACAGTGAGAGAAAAATATCGAACGCAAGCATGAAAAGGCGTATTTCGTTATGTGCTGAGAACTTATCAAATAAGAACACGCGATTGGCGCCACTCCCGCAGAGAATCGATAAAATTGAAGATGTGCCTCCAGAGGCTGACAACAACGACGACCATCGGGTGCCCTCGCTCTTCTGTGACGAGAAATTGGACAAAGATTTAGAGGCCAAACACCTTGATTCAGATCCTGAAGATTATAAAGACAGCAAACCTGAAACACTTAACGAAATTAGTCCTgcagaaatatatttcaataaaatagaaGATTTTACCAAGGATGAAATTAAAGAGGGTCTTGTAGAGGAGGATCCACCTGGACTAATATGGAATAATGGAGTTGCTAGATTACAAGGTAGCAATTTACAATTTCAGACTAACGAATTTGGTCTTATTGATTTGCTAGACAGCAGTGACCCAGATGAAGGTGCAAATAATGTGAAATACCACACGCCGATGAAGCAACGAATTGACAGGAATAATAAAAAACCTAATTCTCCTGAGGATATGTACCGCTGCGAATGTTGCGGCTGCCACGGCATGGCTGCAGAGTTCATAACGCCCAACTTCTGTAGTGCTGCATGTCAGACTGAAGTACAAAAAgctttacaaaagaaaaaagacaGGGAACGCGTCGATTTAGttaaaaagaagaataaaataaagaaattgttaATGAGGAAACAACTTTCAGAGTCTGATATCGTGTCTGAGGGAAAAGATGACAAAGTCTTACTCAAGCACTATGACTCCCTGCCTGCAGACCAATTATCTGAGGCGGCTTTATTAAAAATGAGTGAAGATTTAATAGAGAATGAAAAATACCCGTGGATGTGTGGAAAGAACGGATTCTCCTGGATGCGGTATCTCGACATTTGCAAGGCGAAGGCTGCGCCTGTTAAGCTATTCAAGAATCCATTTCCTTACAACAGGAATGGGTTTAAAGTAGGCATGCGGTTGGAAGCAGTAGATCCACAGCACCCGTCAATATTTTGCGTGGTCTCTGTTGCTGAAGTTCAGGGCTACAGGATGCGGCTACATTTCGACGAGTACCCAGACGTGTATGACTACTGGGTGAACGCTGACTCTAGCGAGATATTCCCGCCCGGCTGGTGCGAGAAAAATGGCCGGTCGCTCAAGCCGCCAGGCAACCTGTCCTCATCGAATTTCTCGTGGCCGCTGTACCTGAAACAAATGAGAGCAGTCGCCGCGCCCAGGAATTTGTTCCCGCATGTCACCGCTGCG ATCTTCAAACCGAACTGCTTCCGCGTGGGCATGAAGCTAGAAGCCGAAGACCGTAAGAACGACTTAGTGTGCGTGGCTTCGATAGCCGACATCCTGGACAACAGGATGCTGATCAACTTCGACTCGTGGGACGAAATGTATGACTTTTGGGTAGACCCCACCTCGCCCTACATACACCCCGTCGGCTGGGCTGAGGAAAACGGAGTACCTTTGACTCCCCCGAACT TTTACAAAGATCCCGACACGTTCTCGTGGGAGAACTACCTGGCGGAGACAGGGGCGTCGCCAGCGCCGCCTCGCGCCTTCAAGCCTCGCCCGCCGCAGGGATTCAAACCGGGCATGAAGCTTGAAGTTGTTGACAAAAGG GTGCCGTTCCTAATCCGCGTGGCGACGATAATCGCGGTGAAAGGCCACCAGGTGCAGGTGTCGTTCGACGGCTGGCCCGAGGAGCTCGCCTGCTGGTTCGACGACGACTCCCCCGACCTGCACCCCGTGGGCTGGTGCCTGAAGACTGGCCACCCACTCGAGCCGCCGCTCA CGGCAGAAGAGCTTCGGATCGTAGGTCCTTGCGGCGTGGGCGGGTGTCGTGGACTGGGCTCAGTGCGTGGAGGTGCACATAAGCACCACTCCGCCGCCTCCGCCTGCCCCTACCGCTCCCTGCCGCCGCGTCCGCCAGACCGCCTCGCGCCGCCACGAGACGGGGAGCATGTGCTGCCGCGCGAGCGCAG AGTGCTCACCAAACAGCCCAAGACGAATTCAATACACGCGAGTACACCCACCAGCGAAACCAAGGATACTAG ACCTCGAGGAAGGCCGCCTAAGCATAAGCGAATAGAAGAAGTTGCCAAAAATGACGCG TCGGACGACGAGTCAGTGTCGAGCGGCGGCGGCAAGCGCTGGCGCGGCGCGTCGGGCTCGCGCACGCTGCGCACGTACTCGCGCGCCTCGCAGCCCCCCGCCGCGCCGCTGCGCGACCGCCTcgccgccgcgctcgccgcccaccgcgccgcgctcgcgctgcCGCACGACCCCACCGTCTGGACACAG AGCGACGTGGCAGCGCTGGTGAGCCGGATCGCGggcagcggcgcgggcgcgctggtggcggcggcgcggctggGCGGCGCGGAGCTGCTGATGGCGTCGCGCGACGAGCTGGTGCAGTGCGCGCGGCTGCGGCTGGGCCCGGCCGTCAAGGTGTACAGCGCCGTGCGCCTGCTGCGCCACGACGCCACGTGA
- the LOC124630955 gene encoding uncharacterized protein LOC124630955 isoform X2: MERQQCNSLQNFDEPKTEILKKRLLKSAANTNITQNSPQQNVLLNTLRAPISSSMIVSSMQASQSSLPITRNLVTHSIAPVKIHPNNSPYPLQLSTVHVPVQIPGSTSNINVPVQISGPTSTVPLQIAPVSLPLQVSGTTSVPVQLSAGETINVPLQIPAANQNIQLPTLPSMPVLQNHNQSLHSSIIQVHMGSNPRSTNMDCNSDMTVSSSSHLQMTDTSISQVKVNNPPPQVQVGHNNAVLQMQNAANSIQIRGAPRQVPHVPHVVYIQTPTGLKPVTSTDVITQASTSGNPPQIIVTSNSNLHLIPNVTTKPNIAPKVSAQNKSSILAPVNASQPIVIQKPKSNDKMIVPVSIAPGNPNKQAIAYLGSMKKPNQKNISENQSILISNNQANVNANNQKLFITPMNMPKIQNTKFILPVTLPATMASKGPIINLQIANGQIQNDPQGNITVMRDTAMDTQDMPPLQPLGKVLINGKEPQSPKGEKAFTLSIPGSRAEPTGEQGEYTLSIPETNAAMNDDLYTVSIADEDGAHREKSFTLAIPEKGKSLLNRNMIERHDVGTVTIAAPAILRRSNSDNSERKISNASMKRRISLCAENLSNKNTRLAPLPQRIDKIEDVPPEADNNDDHRVPSLFCDEKLDKDLEAKHLDSDPEDYKDSKPETLNEISPAEIYFNKIEDFTKDEIKEGLVEEDPPGLIWNNGVARLQGSNLQFQTNEFGLIDLLDSSDPDEGANNVKYHTPMKQRIDRNNKKPNSPEDMYRCECCGCHGMAAEFITPNFCSAACQTEVQKALQKKKDRERVDLVKKKNKIKKLLMRKQLSESDIVSEGKDDKVLLKHYDSLPADQLSEAALLKMSEDLIENEKYPWMCGKNGFSWMRYLDICKAKAAPVKLFKNPFPYNRNGFKVGMRLEAVDPQHPSIFCVVSVAEVQGYRMRLHFDEYPDVYDYWVNADSSEIFPPGWCEKNGRSLKPPGNLSSSNFSWPLYLKQMRAVAAPRNLFPHVTAAIFKPNCFRVGMKLEAEDRKNDLVCVASIADILDNRMLINFDSWDEMYDFWVDPTSPYIHPVGWAEENGVPLTPPNFYKDPDTFSWENYLAETGASPAPPRAFKPRPPQGFKPGMKLEVVDKRVPFLIRVATIIAVKGHQVQVSFDGWPEELACWFDDDSPDLHPVGWCLKTGHPLEPPLTAEELRIVGPCGVGGCRGLGSVRGGAHKHHSAASACPYRSLPPRPPDRLAPPRDGEHVLPRERRVLTKQPKTNSIHASTPTSETKDTRPRGRPPKHKRIEEVAKNDASDDESVSSGGGKRWRGASGSRTLRTYSRASQPPAAPLRDRLAAALAAHRAALALPHDPTVWTQSDVAALVSRIAGSGAGALVAAARLGGAELLMASRDELVQCARLRLGPAVKVYSAVRLLRHDAT; this comes from the exons ATGGAGAGACAGCAGTGTAATTCACTTCAAAACTTTGATGAACCTAAAacagaaattttgaaaaaaagatTATTGAAATCAGCAGCCAACACTAATATAACACAAAACAGTCCTCAGCAGAATGTGCTACTGAATACATTACGC GCGCCAATATCGAGCAGCATGATCGTGTCCTCGATGCAGGCCTCTCAAAGCTCACTACCTATAACACGCAACTTAGTTACCCATTCTATTGCCCCTGTTAAAATACACCCAAACAACTCCCCATACCCCTTGCAACTCTCCACTGTGCATGTTCCAGTACAAATACCAGGCTCCACCTCCAATATTAATGTCCCTGTCCAAATATCCGGACCTACCAGTACAGTGCCATTACAGATTGCACCGGTCAGTCTTCCTCTTCAAGTCTCGGGAACAACTAGTGTACCAGTACAATTATCAGCTGGCGAGACTATAAATGTTCCCTTACAAATTCCAGCAGCcaatcaaaatattcaacttCCAACATTGCCCTCTATGCCAGTATTACAAAATCATAATCAGTCCCTCCACAGTTCCATAATTCAAGTCCACATGGGTTCAAATCCAAGATCAACCAACATGGATTGCAACTCTGACATGACAGTGTCAAGCTCATCTCATCTGCAGATGACAGACACATCTATATCTCAAGTTAAAGTAAACAATCCCCCCCCACAAGTACAAGTAGGGCACAATAATGCAGTATTGCAAATGCAGAATGCTGCAAATTCTATTCAAATCCGAGGAGCTCCAAGGCAGGTGCCACACGTGCCGCATGTGGTCTACATCCAAACTCCAACCGGCCTGAAGCCAGTCACGAGTACAGACGTCATCACCCAAGCAAGTACAAGTGGAAACCCACCACAAATCATA GTAACCAGCAATTCGAACTTACATTTAATACCAAATGTAACTACCAAACCCAACATAGCCCCAAAGGTGTCTGCACAGAACAAGTCTTCCATCCTCGCTCCAGTCAATGCTAGTCAGCCAATAGTCATACAGAAGCCAAAGTCTAATGACAAAATGATAGTCCCCGTCAGTATTGCTCCTGGCAACCCTAACAAGCAGGCCATAGCATATCTCGGTTCAATGAAGAAACCCAACCAAAAGAACATATCTGAGAACCAGTCTATTCTCATATCAAACAATCAAGCCAACGTCAATGCTAACAATCAGAAGCTATTTATAACTCCTATGAATATGCCTAAAATTCAAAACACAAAGTTCATTTTGCCTGTTACTTTGCCTGCAACTATGGCTTCCAAGGGTCCTATCATCAATCTACAAATAGCTAATGGACAGATACAAAATGATCCTCAAGGAAATATTACAGTCATGAGAGATACTGCAATGGATACACAGGACATGCCACCGTTGCAGCCTCTTGGAAAAGTTCTTATAAATGGAAAAGAACCTCAAAGCCCCAAAGGAGAGAAGGCATTCACACTATCCATACCAGGGTCTAGAGCAGAACCAACCGGCGAGCAAGGAGAATACACGCTTTCTATACCCGAAACCAACGCAGCAATGAATGACGATCTTTATACCGTGTCGATAGCAGACGAAGATGGGGCTCATCGGGAGAAATCCTTCACCTTAGCTATCCCTGAAAAAGGAAAGAGTTTACTGAACAGAAACATGATAGAAAGACATGATGTGGGAACAGTGACAATAGCTGCTCCTGCAATTCTCAGGCGTTCCAATTCAGATAACAGTGAGAGAAAAATATCGAACGCAAGCATGAAAAGGCGTATTTCGTTATGTGCTGAGAACTTATCAAATAAGAACACGCGATTGGCGCCACTCCCGCAGAGAATCGATAAAATTGAAGATGTGCCTCCAGAGGCTGACAACAACGACGACCATCGGGTGCCCTCGCTCTTCTGTGACGAGAAATTGGACAAAGATTTAGAGGCCAAACACCTTGATTCAGATCCTGAAGATTATAAAGACAGCAAACCTGAAACACTTAACGAAATTAGTCCTgcagaaatatatttcaataaaatagaaGATTTTACCAAGGATGAAATTAAAGAGGGTCTTGTAGAGGAGGATCCACCTGGACTAATATGGAATAATGGAGTTGCTAGATTACAAGGTAGCAATTTACAATTTCAGACTAACGAATTTGGTCTTATTGATTTGCTAGACAGCAGTGACCCAGATGAAGGTGCAAATAATGTGAAATACCACACGCCGATGAAGCAACGAATTGACAGGAATAATAAAAAACCTAATTCTCCTGAGGATATGTACCGCTGCGAATGTTGCGGCTGCCACGGCATGGCTGCAGAGTTCATAACGCCCAACTTCTGTAGTGCTGCATGTCAGACTGAAGTACAAAAAgctttacaaaagaaaaaagacaGGGAACGCGTCGATTTAGttaaaaagaagaataaaataaagaaattgttaATGAGGAAACAACTTTCAGAGTCTGATATCGTGTCTGAGGGAAAAGATGACAAAGTCTTACTCAAGCACTATGACTCCCTGCCTGCAGACCAATTATCTGAGGCGGCTTTATTAAAAATGAGTGAAGATTTAATAGAGAATGAAAAATACCCGTGGATGTGTGGAAAGAACGGATTCTCCTGGATGCGGTATCTCGACATTTGCAAGGCGAAGGCTGCGCCTGTTAAGCTATTCAAGAATCCATTTCCTTACAACAGGAATGGGTTTAAAGTAGGCATGCGGTTGGAAGCAGTAGATCCACAGCACCCGTCAATATTTTGCGTGGTCTCTGTTGCTGAAGTTCAGGGCTACAGGATGCGGCTACATTTCGACGAGTACCCAGACGTGTATGACTACTGGGTGAACGCTGACTCTAGCGAGATATTCCCGCCCGGCTGGTGCGAGAAAAATGGCCGGTCGCTCAAGCCGCCAGGCAACCTGTCCTCATCGAATTTCTCGTGGCCGCTGTACCTGAAACAAATGAGAGCAGTCGCCGCGCCCAGGAATTTGTTCCCGCATGTCACCGCTGCG ATCTTCAAACCGAACTGCTTCCGCGTGGGCATGAAGCTAGAAGCCGAAGACCGTAAGAACGACTTAGTGTGCGTGGCTTCGATAGCCGACATCCTGGACAACAGGATGCTGATCAACTTCGACTCGTGGGACGAAATGTATGACTTTTGGGTAGACCCCACCTCGCCCTACATACACCCCGTCGGCTGGGCTGAGGAAAACGGAGTACCTTTGACTCCCCCGAACT TTTACAAAGATCCCGACACGTTCTCGTGGGAGAACTACCTGGCGGAGACAGGGGCGTCGCCAGCGCCGCCTCGCGCCTTCAAGCCTCGCCCGCCGCAGGGATTCAAACCGGGCATGAAGCTTGAAGTTGTTGACAAAAGG GTGCCGTTCCTAATCCGCGTGGCGACGATAATCGCGGTGAAAGGCCACCAGGTGCAGGTGTCGTTCGACGGCTGGCCCGAGGAGCTCGCCTGCTGGTTCGACGACGACTCCCCCGACCTGCACCCCGTGGGCTGGTGCCTGAAGACTGGCCACCCACTCGAGCCGCCGCTCA CGGCAGAAGAGCTTCGGATCGTAGGTCCTTGCGGCGTGGGCGGGTGTCGTGGACTGGGCTCAGTGCGTGGAGGTGCACATAAGCACCACTCCGCCGCCTCCGCCTGCCCCTACCGCTCCCTGCCGCCGCGTCCGCCAGACCGCCTCGCGCCGCCACGAGACGGGGAGCATGTGCTGCCGCGCGAGCGCAG AGTGCTCACCAAACAGCCCAAGACGAATTCAATACACGCGAGTACACCCACCAGCGAAACCAAGGATACTAG ACCTCGAGGAAGGCCGCCTAAGCATAAGCGAATAGAAGAAGTTGCCAAAAATGACGCG TCGGACGACGAGTCAGTGTCGAGCGGCGGCGGCAAGCGCTGGCGCGGCGCGTCGGGCTCGCGCACGCTGCGCACGTACTCGCGCGCCTCGCAGCCCCCCGCCGCGCCGCTGCGCGACCGCCTcgccgccgcgctcgccgcccaccgcgccgcgctcgcgctgcCGCACGACCCCACCGTCTGGACACAG AGCGACGTGGCAGCGCTGGTGAGCCGGATCGCGggcagcggcgcgggcgcgctggtggcggcggcgcggctggGCGGCGCGGAGCTGCTGATGGCGTCGCGCGACGAGCTGGTGCAGTGCGCGCGGCTGCGGCTGGGCCCGGCCGTCAAGGTGTACAGCGCCGTGCGCCTGCTGCGCCACGACGCCACGTGA